One part of the Corallococcus soli genome encodes these proteins:
- the exoM gene encoding spore coat polysaccharide flippase ExoM: MSASPKPVATPSFLGRAGPLVLARLFTAGLTLSIPLVLARVLHLDEYGTYYQLFLIATTLSYVLPFGVAQSLYYFLPRAEAKRPFLGHALLFVSGAGLVAAALVWAFLGYVAAYFNNPALMEYRASLALYTAFFLGSYPLEISLTSQGRTKASAVVYLVSDAVRAGVMVLPPLMGFSLHGMMMAVAAFAALRYAATWVVSLRGATGPLVDRKLFREQLLYSAPFGAAMLLAIPQQNAHLYAVAGVVAPAVYALYRVGCFQLPVVDLLYTPTSEVLMVRLGELEREGRMEEGVDAFREAAGKLAYVFLPFAAFLFAAAPEFVGAMFGQKFLPAVPIFRVSVLGVVLSILPMDGTLRARGQTRAIFASYLVKAVVTVPLLWLGVKHFGMMGGIGSWALAELVGKGMLLSRVPAALSTPERKLGLVDVIPWRELGQASLAAVIAGGSIFLLRSGAHDAWVNLPAGFLWRVLPLAVAGVLFVVGYVVGLYAQGVRPLSALQSLRPRRAV, translated from the coding sequence GTGAGTGCATCACCCAAGCCGGTCGCGACCCCGTCGTTCCTGGGGCGCGCCGGCCCGTTGGTGTTGGCCCGGCTGTTCACCGCCGGGCTGACGTTGTCCATTCCGCTCGTGCTCGCCCGGGTGCTGCACCTGGACGAGTACGGCACGTACTACCAGCTGTTCCTCATCGCCACGACGCTCTCCTACGTGCTGCCCTTCGGCGTGGCGCAGAGCCTCTACTACTTCCTGCCCCGCGCGGAGGCGAAGCGGCCCTTCCTGGGGCACGCGCTCCTGTTCGTGTCGGGGGCGGGGCTGGTGGCGGCGGCGCTGGTGTGGGCCTTCCTGGGCTATGTAGCGGCCTACTTCAACAACCCGGCGCTGATGGAGTACCGGGCGTCGCTGGCGCTCTACACGGCGTTCTTCCTGGGCAGCTACCCGCTGGAGATTTCACTCACCAGCCAGGGCAGGACGAAGGCGTCCGCGGTGGTGTACCTGGTGTCCGACGCGGTGCGCGCGGGCGTCATGGTGCTGCCGCCGCTCATGGGCTTCTCCCTGCACGGGATGATGATGGCGGTGGCCGCGTTCGCGGCGCTCCGCTACGCGGCGACGTGGGTGGTGTCGCTGCGCGGCGCCACGGGCCCGCTGGTGGACCGCAAGCTGTTCCGGGAGCAGCTGCTGTACTCGGCGCCCTTCGGCGCGGCCATGCTCCTGGCCATTCCCCAGCAGAACGCGCACCTGTACGCGGTCGCGGGCGTGGTGGCCCCGGCGGTGTACGCGCTCTACCGGGTGGGCTGCTTCCAGCTTCCGGTGGTGGACCTGCTCTACACGCCCACCAGCGAGGTGCTGATGGTGCGCCTGGGGGAGCTGGAGCGCGAGGGCCGGATGGAGGAGGGCGTGGACGCGTTCCGGGAGGCGGCCGGGAAGCTGGCGTATGTGTTCCTGCCCTTCGCGGCGTTCCTCTTCGCGGCGGCGCCGGAGTTCGTGGGGGCGATGTTCGGCCAGAAGTTCCTGCCCGCGGTCCCCATCTTCCGGGTGAGCGTGCTGGGCGTGGTGCTCTCCATCCTGCCCATGGACGGCACGCTGCGGGCCCGGGGCCAGACGCGCGCCATCTTCGCCTCGTACCTGGTGAAGGCGGTGGTGACGGTGCCGCTGCTGTGGTTGGGCGTGAAGCACTTCGGGATGATGGGCGGCATCGGTTCGTGGGCGCTGGCGGAGCTCGTGGGCAAGGGGATGCTGCTGTCCCGCGTGCCCGCGGCGCTGTCCACCCCCGAGCGGAAGCTGGGCCTGGTGGACGTGATTCCCTGGCGGGAGCTGGGACAGGCGTCGCTGGCGGCGGTCATCGCGGGCGGCAGCATCTTCCTGCTGCGCTCCGGGGCGCACGACGCGTGGGTGAACCTGCCCGCGGGCTTCCTGTGGCGCGTGCTTCCCCTGGCGGTGGCGGGGGTGCTCTTCGTCGTGGGCTACGTGGTGGGCCTGTATGCGCAGGGGGTTCGTCCCCTGAGCGCGTTGCAGTCCCTGCGGCCCCGCCGGGCGGTGTGA
- the exoL gene encoding spore coat polysaccharide deacetylase ExoL → MAAYRRSQSGGRRILIVSYHRVVGDFTGELQRSIPGLLISQETFRRHLEEAHAAGYELASIGDAVDVMAGRRTAKKDLCVVTFDDGYRDVYRYAYPVMKRMGVPAITYLPTAFINTDKRFNHDRLFHLLRRVQERRFRPDFETMPGPSLDLLGPILSGHKTVSAALDDFIGEHPTRILTGIIDALEKQLGGGADLMPEQGDVMSWDEVRTMARDGFEFGAHTLGHTVLTQEPTSVVEHEIVESKRTIEREVGVQVKDFAYCNGWYSDEIIRVLSQNGFRSGVTTEDLPNRVAGDPFTLKRKVMWENFSLGMMGDYSSALTVCQFDDCFGVLGMSRPVLGRRPHSLSSVVGGTAGANVLIQDSVLPQATLTKVTPVEVVEVTEPVRVTDTRVAPVVGGTQVVVASDVALASEAAQPEELQ, encoded by the coding sequence ATGGCGGCGTACCGGCGTTCCCAGTCGGGGGGGCGGCGAATCCTCATCGTGAGCTATCACCGGGTGGTGGGGGACTTCACCGGGGAGCTGCAGCGCTCCATCCCGGGCCTGCTGATTTCGCAAGAGACCTTCCGCCGTCACCTGGAGGAGGCGCACGCGGCGGGCTACGAGCTGGCGAGCATTGGTGACGCGGTGGACGTGATGGCGGGCCGGCGCACGGCGAAGAAGGACCTGTGCGTGGTGACGTTCGACGACGGCTACCGCGACGTCTACCGGTACGCGTACCCGGTGATGAAGCGGATGGGGGTGCCGGCCATCACCTACCTGCCCACGGCGTTCATCAACACGGACAAGCGCTTCAACCACGACCGGCTCTTCCACCTGCTGCGCCGGGTGCAGGAGCGCCGCTTCCGCCCGGACTTCGAGACGATGCCCGGGCCGTCCCTGGACCTGCTGGGCCCCATCCTCTCCGGCCACAAGACAGTGTCCGCGGCGCTGGACGACTTCATCGGCGAGCACCCCACGCGCATCCTCACCGGCATCATCGACGCGCTGGAGAAGCAGCTGGGCGGCGGGGCGGACCTGATGCCCGAGCAGGGCGACGTGATGAGCTGGGACGAGGTGCGCACCATGGCGCGCGACGGCTTCGAGTTCGGCGCGCACACGCTGGGCCACACGGTGCTGACGCAGGAGCCCACGTCGGTGGTGGAGCACGAAATCGTGGAGTCCAAGCGCACCATCGAGCGCGAGGTCGGCGTGCAGGTGAAGGACTTCGCGTACTGCAACGGCTGGTACTCGGATGAGATCATCCGGGTGCTGAGCCAGAACGGCTTCCGCTCGGGCGTCACCACGGAGGACCTGCCCAACCGCGTGGCGGGCGACCCGTTCACCCTCAAGCGCAAGGTGATGTGGGAGAACTTCAGCCTGGGCATGATGGGGGACTACTCGTCCGCGCTGACGGTGTGCCAGTTCGATGATTGCTTCGGCGTGCTGGGCATGAGCCGCCCGGTGCTGGGGCGCCGGCCGCACTCGCTGTCGTCCGTCGTCGGGGGCACCGCGGGCGCCAACGTCCTCATCCAGGACTCTGTCCTGCCGCAGGCAACGCTGACCAAGGTCACGCCGGTGGAAGTCGTGGAGGTGACAGAGCCGGTGCGTGTGACGGACACGCGGGTTGCCCCGGTGGTCGGGGGTACCCAGGTGGTGGTGGCGTCGGACGTGGCCCTGGCCTCGGAGGCGGCGCAGCCGGAGGAGCTCCAGTGA
- the ccmA gene encoding heme ABC exporter ATP-binding protein CcmA: MSPPPPPGSALALHDVSKRYGRRWAVARLTYALPPGRSLLLTGHNGSGKTTLLRLVATALSPTAGRVEVLGRDAVADRDAVRHDVALLSHASFLYEDLTAHQNLMVLARLLGMDAPRDVTDTLLTRVGLTRRTDSPVRGFSAGMRKRLAIARLLMKAPALALLDEPFGELDPAGIRDMEAVIAELKASGTTVVLATHLIEQGLSLCEERLHLQDGRAVAA, translated from the coding sequence ATGTCCCCTCCCCCCCCCCCTGGATCAGCGCTCGCCCTCCATGACGTGAGCAAGCGCTATGGGCGTCGCTGGGCGGTGGCGCGCCTCACCTATGCCCTGCCCCCGGGACGCTCGCTGCTGCTGACCGGCCACAACGGCTCCGGGAAGACGACGCTGCTGCGCCTCGTCGCCACCGCGCTGAGCCCCACCGCGGGCCGGGTGGAGGTGCTGGGCCGGGACGCCGTCGCGGATCGTGACGCGGTCCGGCACGACGTGGCGCTGCTGTCCCACGCGAGCTTCCTCTATGAGGACCTCACCGCGCACCAGAACCTCATGGTGCTCGCGCGCCTGCTGGGCATGGACGCGCCCCGGGACGTCACCGACACGCTGCTCACGCGCGTGGGGCTGACGCGCCGCACGGACAGCCCGGTGCGCGGCTTCAGCGCCGGCATGCGCAAGCGCCTGGCCATCGCGCGGCTGTTGATGAAGGCCCCCGCGCTGGCGCTCCTGGACGAGCCCTTCGGGGAGCTGGATCCGGCCGGCATCCGCGACATGGAGGCCGTCATCGCGGAGCTGAAGGCGAGCGGCACCACGGTGGTGCTGGCCACGCACCTCATCGAACAGGGCCTGAGCCTGTGCGAGGAGCGGCTGCACCTGCAGGACGGCCGCGCGGTGGCGGCATGA
- a CDS encoding heme exporter protein CcmB has translation MRRTTRPLGLLASTLVLLRKDLLIEWRTRARLNALIFFAMATLLLFSFALGPDTKLLERNAGGYLWLAILFASVLSLGESFRVETENACLDGVRLAPANARAIFLSKALGNALLLLALGVVLVPVMIALYGVKVVTGFGDLAGILVLGCLALSAPGTVYAAISSNARARDVLLPLLLFPLVIPALLAAAKGTTLVLQGDPMEQLGSWQGLLLGFNLIYWGVGFLLFPRVIED, from the coding sequence ATGAGGCGGACGACGCGCCCCCTGGGCCTCCTGGCGTCGACGCTCGTCCTGCTGCGCAAGGACCTGCTCATCGAATGGCGCACCCGCGCCCGCCTCAACGCGCTCATCTTCTTCGCCATGGCGACGCTGCTGCTGTTCTCGTTCGCCCTGGGGCCGGACACGAAGCTGCTGGAGCGCAACGCGGGCGGCTACCTGTGGCTGGCCATCCTCTTCGCCAGCGTGCTGTCGCTGGGCGAGTCCTTCCGGGTGGAGACAGAGAACGCCTGCCTGGACGGCGTGCGGCTGGCCCCCGCGAACGCGCGCGCCATCTTCCTGTCCAAGGCGCTCGGCAATGCACTCCTGCTGCTGGCGCTGGGCGTGGTGCTGGTGCCGGTGATGATCGCCCTCTATGGGGTGAAGGTCGTCACCGGGTTCGGGGACCTGGCGGGCATCCTGGTCCTGGGCTGCCTGGCGCTCAGCGCCCCGGGGACCGTGTACGCGGCCATCTCCAGCAATGCCCGGGCGCGGGATGTGCTGCTGCCTCTGCTATTGTTCCCGCTCGTCATTCCGGCCCTCCTCGCCGCGGCCAAGGGGACCACGCTCGTGCTCCAGGGCGACCCCATGGAGCAGCTGGGCTCCTGGCAGGGGCTTTTGCTGGGGTTCAATCTGATTTACTGGGGCGTGGGTTTCCTGCTGTTCCCGCGCGTCATCGAGGACTGA
- the ccsA gene encoding cytochrome c biogenesis protein CcsA encodes MNKFVKWGLPALTLGLLGWGWWLGLVWAPPDREMGDVQRIMYVHVPLQWMAMLAMFINFVAAVTYLMRQSWKTDALAEASAEVGLMFGALGMITGSIWGRPTWGVYWSWDPRLTSQAILLVAYTGYLVLRRFVEDPDKRAVWSAVVAIIGAINLPIVWFSVRWWRSLHQTQSTPKTVDPQMVLPLRVAAFGMLALMICFLIHRYRIALAERNAEVALPEALPSDDPALRASQSSKVA; translated from the coding sequence ATGAACAAGTTCGTCAAGTGGGGGTTGCCGGCACTGACGCTGGGCCTGCTGGGCTGGGGCTGGTGGCTGGGCCTCGTGTGGGCGCCGCCGGACCGCGAAATGGGCGACGTGCAGCGCATCATGTACGTCCACGTCCCGCTCCAGTGGATGGCCATGCTGGCCATGTTCATCAACTTCGTGGCCGCGGTGACGTACCTGATGCGGCAGTCGTGGAAGACGGACGCGCTGGCGGAGGCCTCCGCGGAGGTGGGCCTGATGTTCGGCGCGCTCGGGATGATCACCGGCTCCATCTGGGGCCGTCCCACCTGGGGCGTGTACTGGTCCTGGGATCCGCGCCTGACGTCGCAGGCCATCCTGCTGGTGGCCTACACCGGCTACCTGGTGCTGCGCCGCTTCGTGGAGGACCCGGACAAGCGCGCGGTGTGGAGCGCGGTGGTGGCCATCATCGGGGCCATCAACCTGCCCATCGTGTGGTTCTCCGTGCGCTGGTGGCGCAGCCTTCACCAGACGCAGTCCACCCCCAAGACGGTGGACCCGCAGATGGTGCTGCCCCTGCGCGTCGCGGCCTTCGGGATGCTGGCGCTGATGATCTGCTTCCTCATCCACCGCTACCGCATCGCGTTGGCGGAACGAAACGCGGAGGTGGCCCTCCCGGAGGCGCTGCCTTCGGACGACCCGGCGCTGCGCGCCTCCCAGTCCTCGAAGGTGGCCTGA
- a CDS encoding cytochrome c maturation protein CcmE codes for MTPVNRNRLVALGALLVAGAGLAFVAFGNIGDNLVYYWSPSELLSNKDKAYSATIRLGGVVQPGSIQWNEAHTTLEFRVADDAKPEAQSVHVRSLETPPQMFREKIGVVVEGTYDQGGVFTSNRLMVNHSNEYRAPKEGESPRQWQETLAEGATTATVTPPGVP; via the coding sequence ATGACGCCCGTCAACCGCAACCGACTCGTCGCGCTGGGAGCCCTGCTCGTCGCAGGCGCCGGCCTCGCCTTCGTGGCCTTTGGCAACATTGGCGACAACCTCGTCTACTACTGGAGCCCCTCGGAGCTCCTGTCCAACAAGGACAAGGCGTACTCGGCCACCATCCGCCTGGGCGGCGTGGTGCAGCCGGGCAGCATCCAGTGGAACGAGGCCCACACCACGCTGGAGTTCCGCGTCGCGGATGACGCGAAGCCGGAAGCCCAGAGCGTGCACGTGCGCTCGCTGGAGACGCCCCCGCAGATGTTCCGCGAGAAGATTGGCGTCGTCGTGGAGGGCACCTACGACCAGGGGGGCGTCTTCACGTCCAACCGCCTGATGGTGAACCACTCCAACGAATACCGCGCGCCCAAGGAGGGTGAGTCTCCCCGCCAGTGGCAGGAAACGCTGGCCGAGGGCGCCACCACCGCCACGGTCACGCCGCCGGGGGTGCCGTGA
- a CDS encoding heme lyase CcmF/NrfE family subunit has protein sequence MNGVLGYGLVLAGLAFAAFGAIVGLVGGMRRTDASYPWVLRAVWGFAICMVGSNLVMVEALITHDFSVKYVAQVGSRATPLVYTIVSLWSALEGSILFWGLIMGVYVAAFAWVHRREHARYMQLALGTMLAVGVFFAFLIAGPANPWGAVSPVPADGPGPNPLLQNHFLMIIHPPMLYLGYVGMTVPFGVAIAGLLRGEIGEAWMAPLRRWTLIAWMFLTLGIVLGAWWAYAVLGWGGYWAWDPVENASFLPWLTATAFMHSTMVQERKRMLKLWTISLALASFVLTILGTFMTRSGIFNSVHSFTQSDIGPTFLVFIGVLLVVCIGLLATRGHLLAPEGNLTSLVSREASILVNNLVFVAITFTVLLGTLYPLVSEAVRGVRVSVGEPYFNKMAVPGGIAVLFLMGVGPVLPWGTSDKAALRRQFLIPAAVGLLVAGGCLLAGLRGFYPILTFGLGGFVTVVTLRELAVPVRVRMKERKEGFVTALTTATSKARRRFGGYVVHLGIVIIIVAVAASSAYVSHTSGTLKKDGTLALDGYQLKYKGLSSGEEPHRTFVAARLEVTAPNGTVSEMRPRMNYYERSTDPVGTPAVRETPKEDLYVSLMAFSESTGTASFNVWVFPLVGWIWYSLPLLLLGTLIAVWPQRKAAVVRAEAPSAGASPPLGGDAERGAA, from the coding sequence GTGAACGGAGTCCTCGGTTACGGGCTGGTGCTGGCGGGCCTGGCCTTCGCGGCCTTCGGCGCCATCGTCGGCCTGGTGGGCGGCATGCGCCGCACCGACGCCAGCTACCCCTGGGTGCTGCGCGCGGTGTGGGGCTTCGCCATCTGCATGGTGGGCAGCAACCTGGTGATGGTCGAAGCGCTCATCACCCATGACTTCAGCGTGAAGTACGTGGCCCAGGTGGGCAGCCGCGCGACGCCGCTCGTCTACACCATCGTGTCGCTGTGGAGCGCGCTGGAGGGGTCCATCCTCTTCTGGGGCCTCATCATGGGCGTGTACGTGGCGGCGTTCGCCTGGGTGCACCGCCGCGAGCACGCGCGCTACATGCAGCTGGCGCTGGGCACCATGCTGGCCGTGGGCGTCTTCTTCGCCTTCCTCATCGCCGGCCCCGCGAACCCCTGGGGCGCGGTGTCGCCGGTGCCGGCGGACGGGCCCGGGCCCAACCCGCTGCTGCAGAACCACTTCCTGATGATCATCCACCCGCCCATGCTGTACCTGGGCTACGTGGGCATGACGGTGCCGTTCGGCGTCGCCATCGCGGGCCTGCTGCGCGGCGAGATTGGCGAAGCGTGGATGGCGCCCCTGCGGCGCTGGACGCTCATCGCGTGGATGTTCCTCACGCTGGGCATCGTGCTGGGCGCCTGGTGGGCGTACGCCGTGCTGGGCTGGGGCGGCTACTGGGCGTGGGATCCGGTGGAGAACGCGTCGTTCCTGCCGTGGCTCACCGCGACGGCGTTCATGCACTCCACCATGGTGCAGGAGCGCAAGCGGATGCTGAAGCTGTGGACCATCAGCCTCGCGCTGGCCAGCTTCGTGCTCACCATCCTGGGCACGTTCATGACGCGCTCGGGCATCTTCAACTCGGTGCACTCGTTCACCCAGTCGGACATCGGGCCCACGTTCCTCGTCTTCATCGGCGTGCTGCTGGTGGTGTGCATCGGCCTGCTGGCCACGCGCGGCCACCTGCTGGCGCCGGAGGGCAACCTCACGTCCCTGGTGTCCCGCGAGGCGAGCATCCTGGTGAACAACCTGGTGTTCGTGGCCATCACGTTCACGGTGCTGCTGGGCACGCTCTACCCGCTGGTGTCGGAGGCGGTGCGCGGCGTGCGCGTGAGCGTGGGCGAGCCGTACTTCAACAAGATGGCGGTGCCGGGCGGCATCGCGGTGCTCTTCCTGATGGGCGTGGGCCCCGTGCTGCCGTGGGGCACGTCGGACAAGGCGGCCCTGCGCCGCCAGTTCCTCATCCCCGCGGCGGTGGGCCTGCTGGTGGCGGGCGGCTGCCTGCTGGCCGGGCTGCGCGGCTTCTACCCCATCCTCACCTTCGGCCTGGGCGGCTTCGTCACCGTGGTGACGCTGCGCGAGCTGGCGGTGCCGGTGCGCGTGCGCATGAAGGAGCGCAAGGAAGGCTTCGTCACCGCGCTGACCACCGCGACGAGCAAGGCGCGCCGCCGCTTCGGCGGCTACGTGGTGCACCTGGGCATCGTCATCATCATCGTCGCCGTCGCGGCCTCCAGCGCGTACGTGTCGCACACGTCCGGCACGCTGAAGAAGGACGGGACGCTGGCGCTGGACGGCTACCAGCTCAAGTACAAGGGCCTGTCCAGCGGCGAGGAGCCGCACCGCACCTTCGTCGCCGCGCGCCTGGAGGTGACGGCGCCCAACGGCACGGTCAGTGAGATGCGCCCGCGGATGAACTACTACGAGCGCAGCACGGACCCGGTGGGCACGCCCGCGGTGCGTGAGACGCCCAAGGAAGACCTGTACGTGTCGCTGATGGCCTTCAGCGAGTCCACCGGCACGGCCAGCTTCAACG